A single Arachnia propionica DNA region contains:
- a CDS encoding FadR/GntR family transcriptional regulator has product MLQGDDRKAHRVALDHIEASLLNGKYKVGAKLPPERDLAKELGVSRGAVREAIRVLQAQGILESHPGPGRGTRIIAGHTAALGRLFRLHLALSSTSALDLTDTRVALERSTATLASRHWDDEALNKLGDLVDRMDRETTLDEFNALDTDFHVEIALTAHNPFIGDLSSAIRQAMRAPIRDASMAVDDWQALRNTLCKQHRQIFEAIEKRDGDLAAVLMEEHIRTAYQALKLGI; this is encoded by the coding sequence ATGTTGCAGGGAGACGACCGCAAGGCGCATCGGGTAGCGCTGGATCACATCGAGGCGTCGCTGCTCAACGGGAAGTACAAGGTAGGGGCGAAGCTGCCCCCGGAACGCGATCTGGCCAAGGAATTGGGTGTGAGCCGCGGTGCGGTCAGGGAGGCCATCCGAGTGCTGCAGGCCCAGGGAATCCTGGAATCCCACCCGGGACCGGGACGCGGCACCCGCATCATCGCCGGACACACGGCGGCGCTGGGCCGTCTGTTCCGGCTGCACCTGGCGTTGTCATCCACGTCCGCGCTCGACCTGACCGACACCCGGGTGGCACTGGAGCGTTCGACAGCGACGCTCGCCTCCCGCCACTGGGACGACGAGGCGCTGAACAAGCTGGGGGACCTGGTGGACCGGATGGACCGGGAAACCACGCTGGACGAGTTCAACGCCCTCGACACCGACTTCCACGTGGAGATTGCCTTGACGGCCCACAACCCGTTCATCGGGGATCTCAGCTCCGCCATCCGGCAGGCCATGCGTGCCCCGATCCGGGACGCGTCCATGGCCGTTGACGACTGGCAGGCACTCAGGAACACCCTGTGCAAGCAGCACCGGCAGATTTTCGAGGCCATCGAGAAACGCGACGGAGACTTGGCCGCCGTCCTGATGGAGGAGCACATCCGAACCGCCTACCAGGCCCTCAAACTGGGAATCTGA
- a CDS encoding FecCD family ABC transporter permease yields the protein MFRTARFRSRVGVGLRLVVLALALLLTPALTVVIGAAAVPLDEVIGVLASHIPGLDVQITWDRSIDAIVWDTRLPRIIAGVAVAVILGVSGVVLQAVVRNALAEPYVLGVSAGASSGAAFAIIIVGTSVATVVGVMAFAGALLATLLVLAIAGRTQSPLQLILGGLGVGFGFQALTNLIIFSSDSPETARSVMFWTLGSLARAGWDSVPVITIAALLLTVLMVLCGPILDALASGDRTAQAVGVEPARARILLLIPVSAAIALAVATAGGIGFVGLVVPHLVRSFIGPAHRFLVLGSALAAGLFLVWADAFARLAFAPAEVPIGVVTGLVGAPWLVLLVRRQGHSL from the coding sequence ATGTTCCGCACCGCCCGCTTCCGGTCTCGTGTCGGGGTCGGACTGCGCCTCGTCGTGCTGGCGTTGGCGCTGCTGCTCACACCGGCCCTCACGGTTGTCATCGGGGCTGCGGCCGTGCCCCTGGATGAGGTCATCGGTGTCCTGGCCAGCCACATACCGGGACTTGACGTTCAGATCACCTGGGACCGCTCCATAGACGCCATCGTCTGGGACACGCGGCTGCCCCGGATCATCGCCGGGGTGGCGGTCGCCGTGATCCTCGGGGTGTCAGGTGTGGTGTTGCAGGCCGTGGTCCGCAACGCCCTGGCCGAACCCTACGTGCTGGGGGTCAGCGCCGGTGCGTCCTCCGGCGCCGCCTTCGCCATCATCATCGTCGGCACTTCCGTTGCCACCGTCGTCGGGGTGATGGCCTTCGCGGGGGCGTTGCTGGCCACCCTACTGGTCCTGGCAATCGCGGGACGCACCCAGTCGCCGCTGCAACTGATCCTTGGAGGATTGGGCGTCGGGTTCGGTTTCCAGGCCCTGACCAATCTCATAATCTTCTCCTCCGACTCGCCGGAGACCGCCCGTTCGGTCATGTTCTGGACCCTCGGGTCGCTGGCCCGGGCAGGCTGGGATTCGGTACCCGTCATCACGATCGCGGCGTTGCTGCTCACGGTGCTGATGGTGCTGTGCGGCCCGATCCTCGATGCCCTGGCCAGCGGCGACCGCACCGCCCAGGCAGTGGGTGTCGAGCCGGCCCGGGCCCGGATCCTGCTGCTGATCCCGGTGTCCGCAGCCATCGCCCTGGCCGTCGCCACTGCGGGCGGCATCGGTTTCGTCGGCCTCGTGGTGCCCCACCTGGTCAGATCCTTCATAGGTCCCGCCCACCGATTCCTGGTGCTCGGTTCCGCTCTGGCGGCCGGTCTCTTCCTCGTCTGGGCCGATGCGTTCGCGCGCCTCGCGTTCGCCCCGGCCGAGGTCCCGATTGGTGTGGTCACCGGGCTCGTCGGGGCTCCGTGGCTCGTGTTGCTGGTCCGCCGTCAGGGCCACAGCCTGTGA
- a CDS encoding ABC transporter substrate-binding protein encodes MKKLLVPIAAMALALTACGTSAAERASQSASASATASPGAAQQGGFPAEVDSCGEKLHFDSAPKKVLILNGTGLPNLDALGVVDKLSLRAGDKNFGTGQEELQAKYNAIQAVASSEIETGGVKVSTEVVLENKVDLVIGYEEGVDREALKKAGVQLYSPAAFCPNYSVKHATWDLIDTEVNNLASIFGVQDKAASVIEKRKADVDALDAKGKAAGATGIALYITPGQSNFYAYGTSSMVQPIFEANGLKNSYEDNTTRVFDGSMEDILKRNPDWIVLLSLEATKEQTLEAFKSFNGADRLKAVTNNQVVVLPFSLTDPPTTLSVKGATQLSQEIAGS; translated from the coding sequence ATGAAGAAACTTCTTGTCCCAATCGCCGCGATGGCTCTCGCCCTGACCGCTTGCGGCACCTCCGCGGCCGAACGGGCATCCCAGAGTGCCAGTGCCTCCGCCACGGCGTCCCCGGGCGCCGCCCAGCAGGGTGGTTTCCCAGCCGAGGTTGACAGCTGTGGGGAGAAGCTTCATTTCGACTCCGCGCCGAAGAAGGTCCTGATTCTCAACGGCACCGGCCTGCCGAATCTCGACGCCCTCGGGGTGGTGGACAAACTGTCCCTGCGGGCCGGGGACAAGAATTTCGGCACCGGTCAGGAGGAGCTGCAGGCCAAGTACAACGCAATTCAGGCGGTCGCTTCCAGCGAGATCGAAACCGGTGGCGTCAAGGTCTCCACCGAGGTGGTCCTGGAGAACAAGGTCGACCTGGTGATCGGCTACGAGGAAGGCGTTGACCGGGAGGCGTTGAAGAAGGCCGGGGTGCAGCTGTACTCCCCGGCGGCCTTCTGCCCCAACTACTCGGTCAAACACGCCACCTGGGATCTCATCGACACCGAGGTCAACAACCTCGCCTCGATTTTCGGCGTCCAGGACAAAGCCGCATCCGTGATCGAGAAACGCAAGGCGGATGTCGATGCCCTCGATGCGAAGGGCAAAGCCGCCGGCGCCACCGGGATCGCGCTCTACATCACCCCGGGGCAGAGCAACTTCTACGCCTACGGAACCTCCTCGATGGTCCAGCCGATCTTCGAGGCAAACGGGTTGAAGAACTCGTACGAGGACAACACGACCCGCGTCTTCGACGGTTCCATGGAGGACATCCTGAAGCGGAATCCCGACTGGATCGTGCTGCTCTCCCTTGAGGCGACGAAGGAGCAGACCTTGGAGGCTTTCAAGAGTTTCAACGGGGCCGATCGGCTCAAGGCGGTGACCAACAACCAAGTGGTGGTGCTGCCGTTCTCGCTGACCGATCCGCCGACAACCCTGTCCGTCAAGGGAGCCACCCAGCTGTCCCAGGAGATCGCGGGTAGCTGA
- a CDS encoding ABC transporter substrate-binding protein, with the protein MRRIIALAGAAALLLTACGTSAADRAAQSASNSAAASGGGNYPVDIVSCGQTLHFDAPPSRVLVLGDTSVSNMDALGLMDKINLRAGNAHFGSAAPELQAKHDAIESVEAGKTDTGGVKIATETILNSHVDLVIGYDKGVEREQVAKGGVQLYSPEAYCPKYSVEKASWELIDNEINNLAKIFGVEDKANTVIAEIHAKTAKLKADAPSGRGTGAALYITAGSTRFSAYGSSSMSQPILDANGLTNVYGDNTTRVFDGSMEDLLARNPDWIVLLSSGASDEETIQTFKSFSGAEQLKAVVNDHLVVIPFVLTDPPNVLSVEGAATLAKKMANK; encoded by the coding sequence ATGAGACGAATCATCGCTCTCGCGGGCGCCGCGGCCCTCCTGCTGACCGCCTGCGGCACCTCAGCGGCCGATCGCGCCGCCCAGAGCGCCAGCAACAGCGCCGCCGCGTCCGGAGGCGGTAACTATCCCGTCGACATCGTCAGCTGCGGGCAGACACTCCACTTCGATGCGCCGCCGTCCAGGGTGCTCGTTCTCGGGGACACCAGTGTGTCAAACATGGACGCCCTCGGGCTGATGGACAAGATCAACCTGCGGGCTGGAAACGCCCATTTCGGATCGGCCGCTCCGGAACTCCAGGCCAAGCACGACGCCATCGAATCGGTGGAAGCGGGCAAAACCGATACCGGTGGGGTGAAAATCGCGACCGAGACGATCCTGAACTCGCACGTGGATCTGGTGATCGGCTACGACAAGGGAGTCGAACGGGAGCAGGTGGCCAAGGGAGGGGTCCAGCTCTACTCTCCCGAGGCCTACTGCCCCAAGTACTCCGTCGAGAAGGCATCCTGGGAGCTGATCGACAACGAGATCAACAACCTGGCCAAGATCTTCGGGGTCGAGGACAAGGCGAACACCGTCATCGCCGAAATCCACGCGAAGACCGCCAAACTGAAGGCCGATGCGCCCTCGGGCCGGGGAACGGGAGCGGCTCTCTACATCACCGCGGGATCCACCCGGTTCAGCGCCTATGGAAGCTCGTCGATGAGCCAGCCCATCCTCGATGCTAACGGCCTCACCAATGTCTATGGCGACAACACCACCAGGGTGTTTGACGGCTCCATGGAGGATCTCCTGGCCCGCAACCCCGACTGGATCGTGCTGCTTTCGTCGGGTGCCAGCGACGAGGAGACGATCCAGACCTTCAAGTCCTTCAGCGGGGCGGAGCAACTCAAGGCGGTGGTCAATGACCATCTCGTCGTGATCCCTTTCGTGCTGACGGACCCACCGAACGTGCTCTCTGTCGAGGGCGCTGCCACGCTGGCGAAGAAAATGGCTAACAAGTGA
- a CDS encoding ABC transporter ATP-binding protein: MIQADQLSVARGGRVVLAGAHLTAEPGEVVGVVGPNGSGKTTLLLALNRALRASGGTVVIDGDDLSRLPRREIARRIAVVAQDTETALPLKVRDAVGLGRLASRTLMAYGDASDRVIINDALEQVEASHLADRLITQLSGGERQRVLVARAIAQRASHLLLDEPTNHLDLHHQFSLLGLVTELGCAVVMVLHDLNLAARFCTRLLVINDGKVVASGTPEEVLTPEILEPIYHLRVHRLAHENLPHLIFSPETEPKENE, from the coding sequence GTGATTCAAGCCGATCAGCTCAGTGTGGCCCGTGGCGGTCGGGTGGTGCTCGCGGGGGCCCACCTGACCGCTGAGCCGGGTGAGGTCGTCGGGGTGGTGGGCCCGAATGGTTCCGGGAAGACTACTCTCCTTCTTGCCCTGAACCGGGCCCTCCGCGCCAGCGGGGGCACCGTCGTGATCGACGGGGACGACCTCTCCCGGCTCCCACGTAGGGAAATCGCGCGCCGAATAGCCGTGGTGGCCCAGGACACCGAGACGGCCCTGCCGCTGAAAGTCCGTGACGCCGTCGGTCTCGGCCGGCTCGCGAGCCGCACCCTCATGGCGTATGGGGATGCCTCCGACCGGGTGATCATCAACGACGCTCTCGAACAGGTGGAGGCCAGTCACTTGGCCGACCGGCTCATCACCCAGCTCTCCGGCGGCGAACGCCAGCGGGTGCTGGTGGCCCGGGCCATCGCCCAGCGGGCCAGTCACCTGCTGCTGGACGAACCGACCAACCATCTCGACCTGCACCACCAGTTCTCTCTGCTGGGGTTGGTCACGGAACTCGGTTGCGCGGTCGTGATGGTGTTGCACGATCTGAACCTGGCGGCCCGGTTCTGTACCCGGCTGCTCGTGATCAATGACGGGAAGGTCGTTGCCAGTGGCACCCCGGAAGAGGTCCTGACCCCCGAGATCCTGGAACCCATCTATCACCTGCGGGTGCACCGTCTCGCGCACGAGAACCTTCCCCACCTGATCTTCAGCCCTGAAACCGAACCGAAGGAGAACGAATGA
- a CDS encoding class I SAM-dependent methyltransferase yields MTPEELLAAWHIQQTAFIEFRDQRVKAMLEMLAAAHPEGRPLRVLDLGCGPGSLCDAVADRFPDAEVVGVDRDPILLRLGRETNRHGERMRLLDLDLTAPGWVHEVGRERFDAVVSATALHWLNPDKLAGLYVALPQVLNPGAVFLNADHLYFDGATEPFLKGVAEEQREKFRLAAIDSGAMTWEAWWEAARSVPGWEAEAKEWEERWSDKSPTVKVSLEFHLSALRAAGFVETTHIFRWFDDVVVFARLP; encoded by the coding sequence ATGACCCCGGAGGAACTGCTCGCCGCCTGGCACATCCAGCAGACCGCTTTCATAGAGTTCCGCGACCAGCGCGTCAAGGCGATGCTGGAGATGCTGGCGGCAGCCCACCCCGAGGGCCGGCCCCTGCGGGTCCTGGACCTGGGATGCGGTCCCGGTTCCCTCTGCGACGCCGTGGCCGATCGCTTCCCCGACGCCGAGGTGGTTGGCGTCGACCGCGACCCGATCCTGCTGCGCCTGGGGCGGGAGACCAACCGGCACGGCGAACGGATGAGACTTCTCGATCTCGACCTCACCGCTCCGGGCTGGGTCCACGAGGTGGGCCGGGAACGTTTCGACGCTGTGGTCAGCGCAACGGCTCTGCACTGGCTCAACCCAGACAAGCTGGCGGGGTTGTACGTGGCCCTGCCACAGGTGCTGAACCCGGGAGCGGTGTTCCTGAATGCTGATCACCTCTACTTCGACGGGGCCACAGAGCCTTTCCTGAAAGGGGTCGCGGAGGAACAGCGGGAAAAGTTCCGCCTGGCGGCCATCGACTCCGGGGCCATGACCTGGGAGGCCTGGTGGGAGGCGGCTCGTTCCGTGCCGGGCTGGGAGGCCGAGGCGAAGGAATGGGAGGAACGCTGGTCCGACAAGTCCCCGACCGTGAAGGTCAGCCTGGAGTTCCACCTGAGCGCACTCCGGGCCGCGGGGTTCGTCGAGACCACCCACATCTTCCGCTGGTTCGACGACGTGGTGGTGTTCGCTCGGCTGCCCTGA
- a CDS encoding L-lactate permease produces MSSLLEFTPGPNPLGAQWLSALVAFIPIVCMLVTLGALRWKAHIAGAVSWALAFVVAILAFNMPVTMAVSSSLQGFVYGLFPIVWILLMAIWMYQVTVISGRFEDLRNTFFLISDDPRVLGLLIAFCFGGLLEALAGFGAPVAIAAAMLVAVGFSPIRAALIALLANTVPVAFGAVGLPVIQAAAVGGFENVLSISPTTGRLTAILCLVVPFLLLAVMDGKKGVKECWPFGLVVGVTFGIVKWIVSATPLFNLTELIAAVVSVAVAIAFTRVWKPKGDAEIVARIGRPVDPELETATTKTEAADTSNLTGSKIFMALVPYLLVIVVFGVAAIDAVKNFLKLGDVKFAWPGLSEMMDTAGKASSHQNYTFQWASTPGILLALVAILTALIYKVSMKDAFKELWVNVVKMKFAMLTIGAVVALAYVMGDSGQTFALGKFISGAGVIYPFLAPVLGWIGTYVTGSDTSANILFSGLQSSVGQEIGGGTATLTVESMRQLLVGSNAAGGVVGKMISPQSLAIASSAIGLAGSESAILRRIIAWSFVLLFLLCLLAGLMSTPVLSWLISPMLG; encoded by the coding sequence ATGTCATCCCTCCTAGAGTTCACACCAGGGCCCAATCCGCTCGGGGCACAATGGCTCTCGGCTCTGGTGGCCTTCATTCCCATCGTGTGCATGCTCGTCACCCTCGGAGCGCTGCGCTGGAAGGCACACATCGCAGGGGCCGTGTCCTGGGCTTTGGCCTTCGTCGTGGCCATCCTGGCGTTCAATATGCCCGTCACGATGGCCGTTTCATCGAGCCTCCAGGGATTCGTATACGGCCTTTTCCCGATCGTGTGGATCCTGCTGATGGCCATCTGGATGTACCAGGTGACCGTGATCTCGGGCCGGTTCGAGGACCTGCGCAACACCTTCTTCCTGATCAGCGACGACCCGCGCGTGCTCGGCCTGCTGATCGCCTTCTGCTTCGGCGGCCTTCTCGAGGCCCTAGCCGGCTTCGGTGCCCCGGTCGCCATCGCGGCCGCCATGCTCGTGGCGGTTGGTTTCTCACCGATTCGTGCGGCACTCATCGCCCTGCTTGCCAACACCGTTCCCGTGGCCTTCGGCGCGGTTGGGTTGCCCGTCATCCAGGCTGCAGCGGTGGGCGGATTTGAGAACGTGCTCTCCATCTCCCCGACCACGGGGCGGCTGACCGCCATTCTGTGCCTCGTGGTGCCCTTCCTGCTCCTCGCGGTCATGGACGGCAAGAAGGGCGTCAAGGAGTGCTGGCCCTTCGGCCTGGTGGTCGGCGTGACCTTCGGCATCGTCAAGTGGATCGTCTCCGCCACCCCGCTGTTCAACCTGACCGAGCTCATCGCCGCGGTGGTCAGCGTCGCGGTGGCCATCGCCTTCACCAGGGTCTGGAAGCCCAAGGGAGACGCCGAGATCGTGGCCCGCATCGGCCGCCCGGTCGATCCCGAACTCGAGACCGCGACCACCAAGACGGAGGCCGCCGACACATCCAATCTCACCGGTAGCAAGATCTTCATGGCCCTCGTCCCCTATTTGCTGGTCATAGTGGTCTTCGGAGTAGCGGCCATTGACGCTGTCAAGAACTTCCTGAAGCTGGGAGACGTCAAATTCGCCTGGCCCGGGTTGTCGGAGATGATGGACACGGCAGGGAAAGCGTCTTCACACCAGAACTACACCTTCCAGTGGGCCTCCACCCCGGGCATCCTGCTGGCCCTCGTGGCCATCCTGACCGCTCTCATCTACAAGGTATCCATGAAGGATGCCTTCAAGGAGCTGTGGGTCAATGTGGTGAAGATGAAATTCGCCATGCTCACCATCGGAGCGGTCGTGGCCTTGGCCTATGTCATGGGCGACTCCGGCCAGACTTTCGCCCTAGGAAAGTTCATCTCCGGAGCCGGCGTCATCTACCCATTCCTGGCCCCGGTGCTCGGCTGGATCGGCACTTACGTGACCGGTTCGGACACCTCCGCCAACATTCTCTTCTCCGGGCTCCAGTCGAGCGTCGGCCAGGAAATCGGCGGCGGGACCGCAACGCTCACCGTGGAGAGCATGCGGCAGCTGCTGGTCGGTTCCAATGCCGCCGGCGGTGTCGTGGGCAAGATGATCTCGCCCCAGTCCTTGGCCATCGCCTCGAGCGCCATTGGCCTGGCGGGAAGCGAATCGGCCATCCTACGCCGGATCATCGCTTGGAGCTTTGTCCTGCTGTTCCTGCTCTGCCTGCTCGCAGGCCTGATGTCCACCCCGGTGCTGAGCTGGCTGATTTCACCAATGCTGGGCTGA
- a CDS encoding (Fe-S)-binding protein, giving the protein MAPGTGKTVALFATCINDTMFPGTPIAVVKVLERLGCKVVFPKEQTCCGQMLTNTGYFKEAVPTVKSYVRAFEDYDYVVGPSGSCIGAVRHQHPMLAEHVGDKSLKAASEELVKRTYDFTEFLVDVLGLTDVGAYFPHRVTYHPTCHSVRVAHVGDRPYKLLKAVRGIDLVPLPDSDQCCGFGGTFCVKNSDVSVAMGADKARNVMSTGAEYLVTGDNACLMHIGGIMHRMNMGVKTIHLAEILAHTEEAAA; this is encoded by the coding sequence ATGGCACCCGGAACGGGTAAGACGGTGGCGTTGTTCGCCACCTGCATAAACGACACCATGTTTCCAGGCACCCCCATCGCGGTGGTCAAGGTGCTGGAACGACTGGGCTGCAAGGTGGTGTTCCCCAAGGAGCAGACCTGCTGCGGCCAGATGCTGACCAACACCGGATACTTCAAGGAGGCCGTGCCGACCGTCAAGAGCTACGTGCGGGCCTTCGAGGACTACGACTACGTCGTCGGCCCCTCCGGGTCTTGCATCGGCGCGGTACGGCACCAGCACCCGATGCTGGCCGAACACGTCGGGGACAAGAGCCTCAAGGCGGCTTCCGAGGAACTGGTGAAACGCACCTACGATTTCACCGAGTTCCTCGTCGACGTGCTGGGGCTGACGGATGTCGGGGCCTACTTCCCGCATCGCGTCACCTACCACCCCACCTGCCACTCCGTGCGTGTCGCTCACGTGGGTGACCGGCCCTACAAGCTGCTGAAGGCCGTGCGGGGCATCGACCTGGTGCCGTTGCCCGACTCCGACCAGTGCTGCGGTTTCGGTGGCACCTTCTGTGTCAAGAACTCCGACGTGTCCGTGGCGATGGGTGCCGACAAGGCACGCAACGTGATGTCGACCGGGGCCGAGTATCTCGTCACCGGCGACAACGCCTGCCTGATGCACATCGGCGGAATCATGCACCGCATGAACATGGGCGTGAAAACCATCCACCTGGCCGAGATCTTGGCCCACACCGAGGAGGCCGCAGCATGA
- a CDS encoding LutB/LldF family L-lactate oxidation iron-sulfur protein — protein sequence MTATRERLTPAPPTGTYLGMPAFPKAAKGALHNQQLRRNLKHATTVIRSKRAIRASEVRNWEELRVAGEQIKNRLGRHLDQYLIQAEKAMTAAGITVHWARNAEEANKIVIDLARSKGTNEVVKIKSMATQEIDLNEALEDAGIAAWETDLAELIVQLGHDRPSHILVPAIHRNRSEVREIFKEEMGLWGAPAPDGISDNPPELAGAARIHLREKFLRAKVAVSGGNFIVAETGSLVIVESEGNGRMCLTLPETLISVVGIEKLVPTWEDLEVFLRLLPRSSTGERMNPYTSIWTGVTPGDGPQDLHVVLLDNGRTKVLSDPVGREALRCIRCSACMNVCPVYERVGGHTYGSVYPGPIGAILTPQLRGVASKVDKSLPYASSLCGACNDVCPVKIPISDILVHMRNKVVQKKTAHRPTIESVIFKLVGWVMARGRNLAFVQFFSRLAGRIFKKRTHFGPMPFPASAWSRSRDLPVPPKESFRKWWAKREKEEASK from the coding sequence ATGACCGCCACACGCGAACGCCTGACCCCGGCTCCCCCCACAGGCACCTACCTCGGGATGCCCGCCTTCCCCAAGGCGGCCAAGGGAGCCTTGCACAATCAGCAGCTTCGCCGGAACCTCAAGCACGCCACCACCGTGATCCGCAGCAAGCGGGCCATCCGCGCCTCCGAGGTGAGGAACTGGGAGGAGCTGAGGGTTGCTGGTGAACAGATCAAGAATCGTCTCGGGCGGCACCTGGATCAGTACCTCATCCAGGCCGAGAAGGCCATGACCGCCGCCGGGATAACCGTCCACTGGGCCCGGAACGCCGAGGAGGCCAACAAGATCGTGATCGACCTCGCCCGTTCCAAGGGCACCAACGAGGTCGTGAAGATCAAGTCGATGGCCACCCAGGAGATTGACCTCAACGAGGCCCTTGAGGACGCCGGGATCGCGGCGTGGGAGACCGACCTCGCCGAGCTCATCGTCCAGCTCGGTCACGACCGTCCCTCCCACATCCTCGTTCCCGCCATCCACCGGAACCGCTCGGAGGTCCGGGAGATCTTCAAGGAGGAGATGGGGCTGTGGGGTGCTCCCGCTCCCGACGGCATCAGCGACAACCCGCCGGAACTCGCCGGTGCGGCCCGCATCCACCTGCGTGAGAAGTTCCTGCGCGCCAAGGTGGCGGTCTCCGGTGGCAACTTCATCGTTGCGGAAACCGGTTCCCTCGTGATCGTCGAATCCGAGGGCAACGGGCGCATGTGCCTGACCCTGCCCGAGACCCTCATCTCCGTGGTCGGCATCGAGAAACTGGTGCCCACCTGGGAGGACCTCGAGGTCTTCCTGCGGTTGCTGCCCCGAAGCTCCACGGGGGAGCGGATGAACCCGTACACCTCCATCTGGACCGGCGTCACCCCCGGTGACGGACCCCAGGACCTGCACGTCGTCCTGCTGGACAACGGCCGCACGAAGGTGCTGTCCGACCCGGTCGGTCGCGAGGCGCTGCGCTGCATCCGCTGCTCCGCCTGCATGAACGTGTGTCCCGTCTACGAGCGGGTCGGCGGCCACACCTACGGCTCCGTCTACCCCGGGCCGATCGGCGCCATCCTGACCCCGCAGCTGCGAGGGGTCGCGTCGAAGGTCGACAAGTCACTGCCGTACGCCTCCAGTCTCTGCGGGGCCTGCAACGACGTGTGCCCCGTCAAGATCCCGATCTCGGACATCCTGGTGCACATGCGCAACAAGGTGGTGCAGAAGAAGACCGCGCACCGTCCCACCATCGAGTCCGTCATCTTCAAGTTGGTGGGTTGGGTCATGGCCCGCGGCCGCAACCTCGCGTTCGTGCAGTTCTTCTCCCGCCTGGCGGGTCGGATCTTCAAGAAACGCACCCATTTCGGTCCGATGCCGTTCCCGGCATCCGCCTGGAGCCGGTCCCGTGACCTGCCGGTGCCGCCGAAGGAATCATTCCGGAAGTGGTGGGCCAAGCGAGAGAAAGAGGAGGCCTCCAAGTGA
- a CDS encoding LutC/YkgG family protein, translating to MSSARDDILARVRAATEDIQEKDPAKDVPITWAYNQPTPLDDVLDTFVENILDYKAKIVRTPATATGDAIVAALKELGAQTVVVPDGAPTAWVNAVTAGGLEVIRDENLSHQQLNSIDAVLTGSRVSMAETGTICLDHAEDQGRRALTLVPDRHVCVVTADSVVSDVPEAVHRLKASVQAGRPITWISGGSATSDIELSRVEGVHGPRKLFVILEED from the coding sequence GTGAGCAGCGCTCGCGACGACATCCTGGCCCGTGTCCGGGCCGCAACCGAGGACATCCAGGAGAAGGACCCCGCCAAGGACGTGCCCATCACGTGGGCCTACAACCAGCCAACCCCGCTGGATGACGTGCTTGACACCTTCGTGGAGAACATCCTCGACTACAAGGCCAAGATCGTGCGCACCCCGGCGACCGCGACCGGGGATGCGATCGTCGCCGCCCTGAAGGAACTCGGCGCGCAGACCGTGGTCGTGCCCGACGGGGCGCCCACGGCCTGGGTGAACGCGGTGACCGCGGGTGGTCTCGAGGTGATTCGCGACGAGAACCTCAGCCACCAGCAGTTGAACTCCATCGACGCGGTCCTCACGGGGTCGCGGGTGTCGATGGCCGAGACGGGCACCATCTGCCTGGATCACGCCGAGGACCAGGGGCGGCGCGCCCTGACCTTGGTGCCCGACCGCCACGTGTGCGTGGTCACCGCCGACAGCGTCGTCTCCGACGTGCCGGAGGCGGTGCACCGGCTCAAGGCATCGGTACAGGCCGGACGACCCATCACCTGGATCAGCGGTGGCTCCGCAACCAGTGACATCGAATTGTCTCGCGTGGAGGGCGTGCACGGCCCCCGGAAGCTGTTCGTGATCCTCGAAGAGGACTGA